In Nicotiana tabacum cultivar K326 chromosome 11, ASM71507v2, whole genome shotgun sequence, a single window of DNA contains:
- the LOC107802457 gene encoding cysteine-rich receptor-like protein kinase 3, with protein MASYVWWWSWWFTVAFIGCLSIQKPAFSEPQTNLLGKGCSQYNATNLPDFFRRLNASFDDLRNQLSNQDKRFATTQQAIYAMVECRNYLSKADCVSCYDAAVTLIRTCSGANGARVTYDGCFLRYESNNFYQDTTLPGNAAICGNRTASQPNALNPVAQQLLNDLSMATPRISGFYAATKREVAGVTLYGVAQCAETITKSGCEDCLTVAYKNIEGCLPKYAEGRAVDAACFMRYSDRAFFADNKTTDITPFLGGGGSSNKKKAAIIGGVVGGVGLLLIVLAVLLWYRLSRKPKATERGNILGATELRGPVSYRFKDLKIATQDFNESNKLGEGGFGDVYKGTLKNGHVVAVKKLAIFSSRAKADFETEVRLISNVHHRNLIRLLGCSNKGADLLLVYEYMANGSLERYLYGDKRGMLNWKQRFDIIFGTARGLAYLHEQFHVCIIHRDIKSSNILLDNEFQPKIADFGLVRLLPEDQSHVSTKFAGTLGYTAPEYAIHGHLTEKVDVYSFGVVVLEIISGRRSNDIQIEPVTEYLLEKAWKLHETGMPEKLVDETLDPNEYNEQEVKKIIEIALMCTQSPVNLRPTMSEVVVMLLSDRSTDARTPSRPTIISMDKSTPADSSMTTGSSASNATNTFSDFTGR; from the exons ATGGCTAGCTATGTCTGGTGGTGGAGCTGGTGGTTCACAGTGGCGTTTATCGGTTGTTTATCGATCCAGAAGCCGGCTTTTTCCGAGCCACAAACCAACCTGTTAGGCAAAGGATGTAGTCAATACAATGCAACAAATTTACCTGATTTTTTCAGAAGACTTAATGCAAGTTTTGATGATTTAAGGAACCAGTTGTCTAATCAAGATAAGCGATTCGCCACGACACAACAGGCCATATATGCTATGGTTGAATGCAGAAACTATTTGTCAAAAGCTGATTGTGTTTCCTGTTATGATGCTGCTGTTACTCTCATCAGAACTTGCTCTGGTGCTAATGGTGCTCGTGTTACCTATGATGGTTGCTTCCTCAG GTACGAGAGCAACAACTTCTACCAAGACACTACACTTCCAGGAAATGCAGCAATTTGTGGGAATCGAACAGCTTCTCAGCCAAATGCTTTAAATCCTGTGGCACAACAACTCTTGAATGATCTTAGCATGGCAACTCCAAGAATTAGTGGCTTCTATGCAGCCACGAAGAGGGAAGTCGCTGGTGTTACTCTGTATGGAGTAGCACAGTGTGCTGAAACCATCACTAAAAGTGGCTGCGAAGATTGCTTGACAGTGGCATATAAAAACATAGAAGGCTGCTTGCCTAAATATGCAGAAGGAAGAGCTGTAGATGCAGCCTGTTTTATGAGGTACTCGGATAGAGCCTTTTTCGCTGATAATAAAACAACAGATATCACACCATTCCTTGGCGGAGGAG GAAGTTCAAACAAGAAGAAAGCTGCCATTATTGGGGGTGTTGTTGGAGGTGTAGGACTTCTTTTGATCGTATTGGCTGTGCTCCTATGGTATCGACTATCAAGAAAACCAAAGGCAACTGAAAGAG GTAATATACTGGGAGCAACGGAGCTGAGAGGTCCAGTGAGCTATAGATTCAAGGACCTAAAAATTGCTACCCAAGATTTCAATGAAAGTAATAAACTCGGTGAAGGTGGTTTTGGTGATGTATACAAG GGCACTTTGAAAAATGGACATGTAGTTGCTGTTAAAAAACTAGCAATTTTTTCAAGCAGAGCAAAGGCAGATTTTGAGACTGAAGTTCGGCTTATCAGTAATGTCCATCATCGCAATCTCATCCGTCTCTTGGGATGTTCTAACAAAGGAGCAGACCTACTACTTGTTTACGAATACATGGCAAATGGCAGTCTCGAGAGATACTTATatg GCGACAAACGAGGGATGCTCAACTGGAAGCAACGATTTGATATAATCTTTGGCACAGCTCGTGGCCTTGCTTACCTGCACGAGCAATTCCACGTCTGCATCATCCATAGAGATATAAAATCCAGCAATATTCTACTAGACAATGAATTTCAGCCAAAAATTGCTGATTTTGGGCTTGTAAGACTTTTACCTGAGGATCAGAGTCATGTCAGCACTAAGTTTGCTGGTACTTT GGGATATACTGCACCAGAATATGCAATTCATGGACATCTAACAGAGAAAGTCGACGTCTATAGCTTTGGGGTTGTCGTTCTTGAAATAATCAGTGGCCGGAGGAGCAATGATATACAGATTGAGCCTGTCACTGAATATCTCCTTGAAAAG GCGTGGAAACTTCATGAAACTGGCATGCCTGAAAAACTGGTGGATGAGACTTTAGACCCCAATGAATACAACGAACAAGAAGTGAAGAAAATCATAGAGATTGCCTTAATGTGTACACAATCACCAGTAAATCTTAGGCCAACCATGTCTGAAGTTGTCGTAATGCTACTAAGTGATCGTAGCACAGACGCGAGAACTCCTAGCAGGCCTACTATCATTAGCATGGATAAGAGTACACCAGCGGACTCATCCATGACTACTGGATCATCAGCTTCTAACGCAACCAATACTTTTTCTGATTTCACTGGCCGCTAG